The sequence below is a genomic window from Streptococcus pantholopis.
CCGTAACGCTTAGCATACTGGCCGGTACCTGCAGAAACCAAATCAATCGGTCCCCAGGTGGTGTAGCCAATCAGAGGGACACCATCTTCAACAGCCTCATCCATCGCTTTGATGTGCTCTTTGAAATAGGCGATGCGGTAGTCATCATGAATGCTGCCGTCTGCTTCTACCTGATCAAAAGCGCCAAAGCCGTTTTCAACAACCATCAGAGGCGTATCCGGATAGCGGTCATGCAGAAGATTAAGCGTGTAACGAAGACCGTCAGGATCAATCTGCCAGCCCCAGTCAGAAGCTTTCAGATAAGGGTTTTTTGCCCCCATAGACATATTCCCGCCAATTTTTTCGGCAGACTCATCAACTGTGATACAGTTGGTCATATAATAAGAGAAAGTGTAGAAATCAACAGTGCCTTCTTTAAGAATCTCTTTATCTGCTTCAGTGATATAAGAGACATCAATCTGATTTTCCTTAAAGTAACGGAAAGCAAAATCAGGGTAAGCACCGCGCACCTGCACATCACCGCATAAATCGTTAGAAATATGCATATTTCTTTGATTTTCCAAAATATCCTTTGGATTAGGTGTCAGCGGGTATGTTGTTATATGGGCAATCATATTGCCGATTTTAAAGTCTGGATTGATTTCATGGCCTGCCTGAACAGCTAAAGCTGAAGCCACAAATTGATTATGGAGGGCTTCAAAGCGCATTTGCGGATTGTCTTTCAAGTCAGACAGAGGAATCGGCGTTTCAGAGTTGATATCTTCATCCTGCATTAAACCAAGGCCGTATAAATTACCTAAGCCGCTGTGGCCCCCGCCCATTAAAGGAATATTGATTTCGTTGAAAGTCAGCCAATACTTCACTTTGTCTTTATAACGCTCAAAACAGGTCCTTGCATACTTGGTAAACAGGTCAATCGTTTGTCGGCTGTAGAAACCGTGATACTGGGTTACAATATTCCAAGGAATCTCATAGTGGCAGAGTGTCACAAGAGGTTCAATGCCGTGTTTGTGGCATTCATCAAAAACCTTATCATAAAAAGCCAGTCCCGCTTCATTAGGTTCAGCATCGTCACCATTTGGGAAAATCCGGCCCCAGTTAATCGATAAGCGGAAAACACCCCAGCCCATTTCCGCAAACATGGCAATATCTTCTTTATAGTGATGATAAAAGTCAATCGCCTCGTGTGATGGGTAAAAGGCATTGGGATCCGTTTTAGGAAGGAAAGTTCTTGGCGTATCCACATCACCACCCAGCAGCATATCTGGTACAGACAGACCTTTGCCGTCTTCTAAATAGGCTCCTTCACACTGGTTGGCAGCAGTTGCTCCGCCCCACAAAAAGTCTTTAGGAAATGTCATCTTAGTTACCTCCGATTGTTTCTATGCCTATCATACCACTTTTAGGCCGATCTTACCAGAAAAAATGGAAGCCTTTTCATTTTTCTTATCTAAAAACGATTTTAAGATTTGTGCTGCACAGAATGGGTACCTTGCTTTATGGTTCAAACCAAACGATCTAAGTATTTTTGAATATATTATGTATAAATATAATAATAGTTTATACAGTTAAACCTTTAAATGTTTCTAAAGCATTATCGTCCTGACTCTATATTTCAATCAAAAAAGAGAAAATGGATTGCTTTTTGAAATGAAGAGTTTTCATTTAGGCTAATCCAAATTCTCATTTTTTATATTTATAGCTTAATCATCCGCATGGATATCATAGTTAGATAAGAGGTAGTCTTCCACACCCGGTGCGTCCGGATCGTGTGAGCCCTTGCCGGTGTCTAAGGCTCGCAGGTCTTCTAATTCAGATGGCGTCAGTTCAAAGCCGAAAATATCCAGATTGGACTTGATACGCTCTGATTTAGTCGATTTAGGCAGCACAACGATTCCTTCTTGATTTTCAAAACGCAGGATGATCTGGCCGACATCTTTACCGTATTTTTCAGCCAGCTTCACAATTACCGGATCGGACAGCAGTTCCTTATTGCCCTGACCAAGCGGACCCCAAGCTTCGACAACAACCTTATCTTTAGCTAAAAGATCGCGCAGTTCTTTTTGCTGCGAATAAGGGTGGAGTTCAACTTGATTGACTGCAGGCATAGTATTGAATTTCGGAACATAGCGCTGCCAGAGTTTAGGTGTCATATTAGAAACCCCGATGGATTTGATTTTACCTGCTGCCTGTGCCTCTTCCAGAGCTTTCCAAGCCTGTTCAACTTCTCCGTAAGGCTGATGCAGCAATAGTAAGTCAATGTCATCCAATCCCAGTTTTTCTAACGAACGGTCAATGCCTTTAACCGCAGAATCATAGGCATAATCCTGCAGCCACAACTTGGTTGTCACATAAATGTCTTTTCTGGGGATACCGCTGTCGGCGATAGCCTGGCCGACCTCAGCCTCATTAAAATAGGCCTGAGCTGTATCAATATGCCTATATCCTGCTGCTAAAGCTTCCTTCACAGCCGTATAGGTTGAGCCATCTGCGGGAATCAGAAAAACCCCAAAACCGACAGCAGGGATAGTGTGCCCATCATTTAAGACTATATTTTGCATTTCTTACCCTCTTTTCTTGTTTAAAAATAAATAGCAATAATCACAAACAGCAAATTGCTGCATTAATCATGGATTTTGACAGAGTGGAGCATTTTGATAACTGCCGGATCATAGTGATTAATAATCTCACTGTGTCCCATATCAAGCCTTGCAATTTCGGCATGATCCTCTTCCGAAAGAGTGAAGTCAAACACATCGATATTAGCTTGGATACGATCTTTATGAACAGATTTTGGCAGAACGATTACTCCTCGGTCCAAATTCCAACGCAGAGCGACCTGAGCAGCAGTTTTCCCATATTTTTCCCCGATTGCTGCCAAAACAGGGTGATTAAAAATATCGAATTTTCCTTCAGCAAAAGGACCCCAGGCTTCAAGAGCAAGGCCGTATTCTTTGGCAACGGCTAAGTCTTCATCGCGCTGAAAGAAGGGGTGAATTTCAATTTGATTGACAGCTGGCATAATAGCAACAGTTTCACAGAAATCCACTAAACGTTCCGGATAAAAATTCGAAACACCGATTGCTTTAATTTTTCCTTCCCGATAAGCTTCTTCCAAAGCCCGCCAAGCTCCAAGATAATCGCCGACAGCCTGATGGAGCAAGTACATGTCAATATAATCAAGCCCAAGCTGATTTAAAGATGTCTGAATCGCTTTTTTGGCGTTTTCGTAGCCAAAATCCTGAACCCATAGTTTACTGGTCACAAAAATATCTTCCCGGGGAATGCCTGATTTGCGGACAGCTTTGCCGACCGCAGACTCATTCATGTAAGCTGCAGCCGTATCAATATGGCGATAACCTGCTGCAAGAGCAGCTGCCACAGCCTCCTCACATTGACTGAGATCAGGTACTTGAAAAACCCCAAAACCGATTTGCGGAATAGTAAAGCCGTTATTTAAGGTTACTGTTGTCATATTTTCCTCCTCCTTTTTCTTTTACCTTACTCCATTTCCTCTGAAAAGTACACTACTTTTTGCTTATTATGGTATAATTAAGGCTAATAGCAGGAGGAAAAACCATGATTGACGGCTATTTACTGGAACAGCTTTTATCTTTTTACCGGACGGGAACTTTATCGGCTGCAGCGGAAGAACTGCACATCTCACAGCCTGCCCTCAGCCAGTCGATGAAAAAAATCGAGTCAATGATAGGTGTCCCGCTATTTAACCGTTCTCAAAACAAGACAAGCTTTAATGAAAACGGCCTACTGCTTATTGACTATGCCCAAAAAATTACAGAACTGCAGGAAGAAATGCTAGAGGCTGTACGCCATCAGGCAAAACATTCTTCAAAACTGCATTTGGCTTCTATCGCACCGGCACCGCGCGATGCTGTTTTAGAACAAGCGGCAGCCTTCCAACTGGAGATTACAAGTGAGCTGCTGACAGATGAAAAGCAGATGATAACTGATTTGCTTAATGATAAGTATGACTTGGCTATTGCAAGCCATATTCCTGTTAATAATCTGCTTGCTGCTGTCCCTTTCTTTGACGAAACTCTCTATATCCAAGTTCCGATTGAACATCCTCTTGCAAAATATGATGCGGTAACTTTTGCCGACTTAGCCGGGCAAAATATTCTTATTCTTATGGATATAGGTTTTTGGATGGATTTGGTGAAAACAGAAATACCCAGTGCTAACTTTCTTTATATGGATGACAATCAGGCTTTTACAGAAATTGCCTCAGAAGGAGAGTTTCCCCATTTTATCACAGACATTACAGATTTAAGCCGGGCAGCCGAACATAAAAAAATTATTCCTATTCACGAAGATAAAGCGAAAGCGACTTTTTACTTTGTATTTAAAAAAGAAAATCGTCTCAAATGGGATAAGTTGATTGAACGCTGCCGTTTAGCTTCAAATCAGAATTAAAAAACTGTCAATCTGATAAAGACGCTTGTCAGGTGAGACAGCAAAAGACAGCTCCTGCCTGACTCATTTTGTCTTTTGATGAAACCGCCAGCTAAAAAGTAGGCTGCAAAAGCTTAAATCAAGAAGGAAAACTGGCCATCTCCCATCATTCCAAACTGACCTAAAACCAGAAATCAGCAGCACGGATTCTTTATGCTGTAAAGCGGGAATTCAGTGTTCCCCTAAGTCTTATAAATAAAGCTCCCGTTAAATCGGGCGGACAGCAGGAACTGCCAAATAACCTTATCTCAACAGACTAAAACAGTCTGGAACTATAAAGTTCCAGACTGTTTTAGTGAATGCAAAAAATAGTTTTCCTTATTTCTCAATCGCCATAGTCTGCGGCCATCCGGTAATAGACTGACTTTTGTCTAACTGTCTCAGATTGCTGATTTCTTCCTCTGTCAGCTGGAAATCAAAGATAGCGATATTATCCTTGATATGTTGAGGATTGGTAGATCTAGGAATCACAACAATGCCTTCCTGAGTCAGAAAACGTAAAATAATCTGGGCTGCTGACTTTTTATATTTTTCTGCAAGTTTTTTAAATGCAGGATCCGTCAGTAATCCTGACATTCCCTCACCTAAAGGCGACCAAGCCTCATGAACCAGCCCCTGCTGATTTAAATAACGGTGCATTTTCTTTTGTTGGAAGAAAGGATGTGTTTCAATCTGATTGATAACCGGCTTGACTTCAGTTTTTTTGATGATTTCGTCAACCTCTAAATGATTAAAATTTGACAAACCAATAGCTTTGATTTTTCCGGCATAATAAAACTCTTCTAAAGCTTTATAGGTCCCCAGACTATCAGTTGTGGGCCAGTGAATAAGCACTAAATCACAGTAATCGCCTCCAAGCAGCCGCAAAGACTTGTTCAAGCCTCTAACAGTAGCTTTGTAGCCGTCAGTCTGCGTCTTAGTTGTAATAAAAAATTCACTGCGCTTAAGTCCCGATTCAGCCAGAGCCTGCCCTACTTCTCTTTCATTATGATAATACTGAGCTGTATCAATCAGCCGATAACCCGCTGTAATAGCGTGGCTGACATATTTTTTGGTCTGTCTGGGACTGATTGAGTAGGTACCAAAACCTAAAATAGGTATCTGTATCTTATTATTTAAAGTGAGATATTCCATAAATCCCCCTTTTTCTTTCAGTAAAATAAGGTCATCTGAACAAGCCTTCAGGCCAGCTATCTGCTCAGCTGCTTCTCCCTCAATCTGTCCAAATGTCTTTAGCTCGATTGAAAGCCGACCAAGCCTTAGGCCAACCGACATAAAAGGCAATATGAGTCAGAATCTCTGCAATTTCCTCTTTTGAAACACCATTATCTTTAGCACGCTGCAAATGATGTCCTAATTGTTCCAGATTGCCGCCGCTGACTAAAGCAGATACAGTCACAATAGAACGCAGTTTAGGAGACAGCTCTTCTTCACGGGACCAGACTTCTCCAAAAAGAACCCCATCATTAAGTTCTGCAAATTTTGGGGCAAAATCTCCCAAAAGATCATGCCCAGCTGTTTGTTTTTCTGCCATAATAAAACCTCCAACAAGCTACAAAGGCCGTTTAAAAATTCGTATGAAAATAGGGGATGGCAAGTGATGCTGGCATCACGATGACAGCTATCTTTTCACTAGAATTTTAGCCGTTTACTTTATTTCGCGCTCTGATTAGCTTCTTCGTATTGCTGATCATTGACCGCTTCAAACCATTCTGCCTGTCCGGCAGTGATGGCCACATGGGTAAACCAGGCATCTTTTGTAGCGCCATGCCAGTGTTTAACACCATCTTGAGTCAAAACAACATCTCCTGTTTTCAAGAGCCTGGCAGGCTGCCCTTCTTCCTGATAAAGCCCCTCTCCTCCAGTCACTAAGAGTATCTGATACCCTCCTACATGAGCATGCCAGTTATTGCGGCAGCCAGGTTCAAATGTAACATTGCCGACCCCAAAATTACCATCTGGTGCCTGAGCCAGCATCTGCAAATAAGACTGTCCAGTAAAAACATCTGAATAGGCGGTATTTTTATCTCCGACCGGAAAAATATGACCTTCTTGAATCTCTTCAAATTTTGCCATTTTATCACCCTCCTTCACTAGTTGCTTTTATTATAACGCTTTTTATAAATATAGCAAATACTTGTCATGAATAACTCTTTATAGATAAAAAGCATAGTAAATCGGCTTCCCCACTTTTAAAACAGCTCGCCCTAGCTATATTTTTAAATGCGAAGTTATATACCTTCTCAAATCTTCTCAGAATAGGATTAATCTTTTTCAGCAGACTTTAAAAAATCAGGCAGAGGCAAAAGCATTTTCTCCCAGGCTGCCAAACGTGTGTGACCGACAAAAGCCAAGAAAAAGAGACGGGCAGACTTTAATAAAAGGATTTTTTTGCTGCTATCAATAGAACGAAAAGATGCGACAACATTGGCCAATTTCCGACCGGAAGCTGTATCAAAACTCAAATCATTTAAACTGCTGATTCCACTGGTTATAATGGTATCAAAAAGGGTATCAAATAAACGTTTTAGTTCTTGACTGCTTAGATCTCTGGTCCATTTTTTAAAGGTCTTCTCCAGGTTCACGCTCAGGTCTGTCGGTCCTTCCTTTGCTGGGAGTAAACAGTCTTTTGCCATATCAACCTGCCAGTTAGTGGCCTTATGCTGACCGATACCAAAAGAAGACGAGTCAATGATTTTCACCTCAGCATCAATGTCCAGCATCACACCGACAATAGCTTCTTGCGGACGCAGAACATGTACCTTCTTACGAATCGCCTGATAGCCCCGAGATTGTAGGACACTGGCTTGCAGTCCGGGAGAATCGAACATATAGACTGCTGCAATTTTCTTCTGCAGTTCTGCTTTGACATAGGTACTGGCATAAACAGCCAAATTGCCGCCCTTAGAATGTCCTGAAACAATTACTGGGCCAGGCAAGGCCGCTAATGCTTTAGTCAAATAGACGATTGCTGAGCGGTGAGCTGGAATCTCCCGCATATAGGTCAATTTGAAGTCTTCTTTCCAACCAATCATGCTGTCATCGGTTCCGCGAAAAACAAGCTGTTTGTATTCAATTTGCGGCAGTTTAAAAACCATGGCAGAAAACTGTTTTTCAAATTCAGTGCTGATATCATTGACATAGAACTCAAGACACAAATCAACAAAGCGTTTACCGGAAAGCATCAGTTTAAACAGCTCAAGCCGCTCCTTTGTTAAAAGGAAGTCATAGGAAACGGCTTGATTTTCCTGCTTTTTCTGATAGTCTTTCCATAAGTGATAAAGTTTTACTTCTCTCCTTAAATCAAGCCCATCTGTTATGAGCTTGCTAAAATCTAAATAGCCAATTTCATTTAAAATAAGAATGTCCAGTTCATTTAAAGGCAGATCTGTAAAAGAAGTGTTCCTGTGCTGCTGAAGATAATTAACAATTGTGGCCATAATTTTGTCCCCTTCTACTAGTCCCTAACCAGCTGCGGTTAGTAAGAAGAGAGCAGCACTATCTTTTAAGGCTTGAACTTTCATATACTTTCACTAGAGCTGCTTCTTGCTTTGTCCACATTTTACGGTTATTTTTCTTATCAGTCAAGGAAAAATATGATAAGATAGAAACAGTTTTCTGCCAACTGATTAAGAAAAACACCTCTAAAGGCATTTTAAGTTTAAGCAGAGTTTTTGCCCCCTGTATTAACTCTTACTGTTCTAAGCCTTTATTTTTTCTGCGGTTGGGTGAAAAAGATAGGAAAGAGGTTTATTGCCATGTCAAAAACACAGATTTTTCGGCTTTTAGCTGCCGGCTGCGGTATTTGGGGAGTCAGTATCCAGCTGCATCAAGGCGGAGCTGGTATGCTGCTTTATTATACTGTCCTTTCAAATATTCTCACCTTTTCTTTTATGCTCTACCTCGTGTATTATGAAGCCAAACGAGGGACAATCAATTCTAATCCTCGTTTGCTGCGCATCAAAGGCGGAGTAACTATGGCTATTGCTATTACTTTTATGATTTACCATTTTCTTTTAGCACCTCGAGTTGACCCTGAAGATTTCTGGAATATCCGCAATTTTTTGGTCCATTACATCGCTCCTTTCTGTTTGATCCTTGATACACTTATTTTAGACCGCAGAAATAACTACAAATGGCAGGATCCCTTCTATTGGACAATCATCCCACTGCTGTATTTTGCCTTTGCTATCTTTAACGGAACCCTTTTACAGCTTCCGGTTCCCGGCAGCAAAGACAGCCCTTTCCCCTATTTCTTTATCAACACCAGTCGCTATGGCTGGGAAACTGTTGCTAAAAACACCGTCCTTATTGCTATAGCCTACCTACTTTTCTGCTACGTCTTAGTCTTTCTTAAAAAGAAGATTGGGGCAAAAAATAAATAAACTAAATAATAGGGAGACTAACTTTTCCTATGATTGCATTTTACAGCTGTTTAAAAGTTATTAAGCCTTAATAAAAAGGTAAACTTCAGTTTTAGAAGTTTACCTTTTTTACTTATTTTTTCTGGGCATTTAGCCAGTCAAAAATATTACTGTATTCAATGCCGTCAACAGTTGCCTTGCTGGCACCTCCTCGTGTGGGATTTGTAGCAACAAGACCGGACAGCCCAGACATGGAGCCAATATTCTCCCGGCTTTGCACACCTGTTACTTGATTGTTAAAGAAATAAATCCAAGCCCAATGGCCGTTATACACTTGCCCAGGTAAATCAGTCCCCAGAGCACTCTCATAATAAGAGATCCATTTATTCTCAAATCCAGCATCTATCATAGCTTTATAAAAAGGCAGAGCACTTTCAGATGCCGGAATGGTGGTATCTGCTTGAGAATGAATCAGCCACATTGGCTGATCTTTCAAAGCTGATAGCGTTTCTTCATCCAAACTGTAAGGTTTGTCATCATTATCAGAAGCTGTCTGATAGGAATAGGGAGCAGCAATTGGTACCAAAGCAGCGAAATAATCCGGATAATGTATCCCCATTTCTAAGGTCATAGCTCCGCCATTGGAAGCACCAGCTAAATAGATACGGTCGCTGTCTATATCTGGATTGTTTGCCAGATAAGCATCAATTGTCTCAATCAGAGCTTCACCGTATTGCTCATTCCAAGCTGTTGGTGCTTGAGGGACCAAAACGTAAGCACCTGTTTGTTCCCCGCTTCCGCTGGAAGTAAACTGACTTTGAATCTCCTCTTGTGTCAAAGCAGCCACCTTATTTGACAAAAGAGGAAAGTTTAAATCGGTTCCTGCTTCACCAATACCATGCAGCCAGACAATCAGAGGGTTTTTCTCACCGGCTGCAGCAGATTCAGGTTGATAGGCTGCATATGGCAGACTGCTGGTTCCTCTATCTGAAAAACGATCAGCTGAGGGAGTTAGACGGTTTTCAATTGCTTCCTGTTCAGAGCTAACCAATTGAAGCTTCCCAGAGCCGCTTCTTTTCAGTCCGAGTCCGCTGACTTTCACCACATAGCTGTCTACCCAATAATTACGATAGGTTGATAAATCAAAAGTAAAGGGAGAAGCACTCTGAGCAGGGTCTTCCGTATTATAATCAACAGCCAATTCTAAAGCAACATGGTTGCTTTTAGTATATCTGTCTAAACGGTTGCCTTGAGCATCCGATAAATAAACGTCATTGATTTGTCTGGCAATTCCTGCTGTGGCTACTGCAGTTTCCGAATTCAGTACAGCTTCACTTAAAGGCTTATCAGTTTCCAGAACAATCTTAGAAACAGCCGGTCCAAACTCATAACTGTCCAAAACAATTTTTGTCTGCACAACTGTAATACTGTTCTTTCCTGCCCGGTCAGACCTGCCCCGGGCCTGAACCTGACTGCCGGCCCAAAAAACAAGCACTCCCAATGCCAAAATCCCCATTACCTGTAAAATCTTTTTCATCTTAATCTCCTCCTTAAGATACAAAGGCCGTTAAAAACGCAAAAGGAAAATAGGGGACTGACCGATGAATCATCAAGATTCGAGGTCAGGCTATCTTTTTCCCGCAGCGTTTAGGCCGTGTTCAATTAACAAGATACAAAGGCCGTTAAAAACGCAAAAGGAAAATAGGAGACTGACCGATGAATCATAAAGATTCGAGGTCAGGCTATCTTTTTCCCGCAGCGTTTAGGCCGTGTTCAATTCATAAGATACAAAGGCCGTTTAAAAAATCTGTGATAGCCAGTGCAACTGCAGTTTTCCTTAATTAGGAGAACTGCAGTTATGTTGTCAGAAAAACGCCTGATTTATCCGGTATTGAGCGGTGAAATACAACAACCGTCCCCGATAATACCCCCAGTATAGCACTTTACAGCAGATTAGCAAACGCTTGCGAATTACTAGTTGATTTGTCATAAAAAGCTTTAAAGCAAGGTTTTTTAAACTATAAAAAGAAAAAGCTTCTCAAATAGCTGAGAAACTTTAATCCCTTTACTATCGCTTTAACATGGGAAAGTCAGGCGAACTGTATCATATGTTTTACAATTTACCAACAAATCAGTTGCATACAGGCTGAATCAGCTATGCCATCTGAACAAACCAGTCTGTTAATGCTTATTCTTTTAGTGATTTCCTCCTTAAAGAATCTGTTCCAGACGTGTTTCCTGAGCTCTCAATCCTTGACGCTCATAAAAACGCAAAGCCCCTTGATTATCATTCCAAACATTGAGTGTCAGATTATAACAGCCAATCTCTCGGGCATATTTCAAAGCAAACTGATAGAGCTCAGAGCCGATTTTCTGCCCTCGCGCTTCTTCATCGACACAAAGATCATCAATAAAAAGAGTTTTATGCGGGACTGACGGAGCCTTAGCTTCCTGTATAATTGTGAACAAGTGTCCCAAAATTCGGCCATGCTCATCCTCGTAAACAAAAACCGGACGCAGTTCATCAGCTATCAATCCTTTCAGCTCTTCTCTGCTGTATTTTCCGCCTTTAGCCGTAAATAAATCAGGTCTGGCCTGATGGTGGACAGTCAAAATTTGCTGCAAAAGCTTTTCAAGAGCAGGAATGTCTGTTTTCTGTGCAGGTCTGATTGTCATTTTGCCATTTAGTCCTCACTTTCATTCAAGGTACAGTGCTGAATGAAAACACTGCACGCCTTCCTTTGTTTATTATAACACAGTTTATCCTTCTGCTGCACCGATTGCCCTTTAATATGCTGACTCCCTTTACTTTATTACTCTGTGAAAATGACGGTGGTGTTTTTAGGGATCTTAAAACATTTTATGTTATTTGACTGTTTTCTATTGACATCTGCTTGTAATAGGTATAAAATTTATATATAAAATAATTATATATATAAATATTATACATGAAGTGAGTGTATGTTATGTATTTTCCTATTTCATCTATCTTAATTGAGTATTTAGTACTTTCTATTATTGAAAAACAGGATTCTTATGGCTACGAAATCAGCCAAACCATTAAAATTGCCGCTAATATTAAAGAATCCACTCTTTATCCCATTTTGAAGAAATTGGAAAAGGCCGGCTTTCTGACGACTTATTCACAGAAATATCAGGGCCGCAACCGAAAATATTATGCGATAACAGAAGAGGGAAAGGCACAAACTGCCTACCTCAAGCAAGAATGGCAGGATTATAAAGCTGTATTGGACGGTATTATTGAAGGGAGGATTAGGAAATGACACGCAAAGAGTATTTAGAGCAGCTGGAAAAACATCTAAAAAAGCTGCCGCAGCAGGATTTTACAGAGGCTATGGATTATTTTTCAGAGTATTTTGACGAAGCCGGACCTGAAAATGAAGCGCAGGTCATTGAGGAATTGGGGAGTCCTAAAGAAGCAGCCAATGAAATTCTTTACCGGCTCTTAGATGAAAAAATGGATCAAAATCCCAAGAGCGCCAAAAGCCGTGCTAATCTGCTCTGGATAGCCCTGTTAGCTCTTCTGGCTTCGCCTGTAGCATTTCCGCTGTTTATTGTCGCTGTCAGCCTTTTGTTTACTGCAGTTATCGTTTTTTTCAGCCTGCTTCTTGCAGCAGTCTGTGTTGCCCTTTCATTTTTGGTTGTCGGTGCAGATTTTATTATCGAGGCATTCATGACAATCCCATCTGATTTTGCTGCCGCACTGGTAGAACTTGGAATGGGAGGCCTTTTTCTGGGTCTGCCGCTTTTGCTGATTCTGCTTATACTGCAAATCGGCAAATGGTGCAGTCAGCTGACTGTTACAGTGGTAGGCGGAACTGTTTCTGCTATTAGAAAGAGGGGAAAACAATGAAAAGATGGAAAAAAATAGTTCTTATCGCGGGACTCTGTCTCTCATTTTCAGGAGCAATCTTACTGCAAATCGGTTATAAAGCCGGTGGCTTTCAGTCAATGGTAGATAAGAACAAAGGAGACTTTATCCTGCAGGAAGAAAAACTGACTTCTTTTAACAATCTGGAGGCTGATTTAGACAGACTGGATATCAGCATCAAAGAGACTGACGCTAAGCAAGCCTACTTAAGCTATTACAATGTTAAAAATCAATCCCCTCTTAAACTGACTAACCGAAAGGGAAAGCTCCGTCTGACAGAAAATAAAAAAGTCACCTC
It includes:
- a CDS encoding aldo/keto reductase; the encoded protein is MTTVTLNNGFTIPQIGFGVFQVPDLSQCEEAVAAALAAGYRHIDTAAAYMNESAVGKAVRKSGIPREDIFVTSKLWVQDFGYENAKKAIQTSLNQLGLDYIDMYLLHQAVGDYLGAWRALEEAYREGKIKAIGVSNFYPERLVDFCETVAIMPAVNQIEIHPFFQRDEDLAVAKEYGLALEAWGPFAEGKFDIFNHPVLAAIGEKYGKTAAQVALRWNLDRGVIVLPKSVHKDRIQANIDVFDFTLSEEDHAEIARLDMGHSEIINHYDPAVIKMLHSVKIHD
- a CDS encoding LysR family transcriptional regulator, translated to MIDGYLLEQLLSFYRTGTLSAAAEELHISQPALSQSMKKIESMIGVPLFNRSQNKTSFNENGLLLIDYAQKITELQEEMLEAVRHQAKHSSKLHLASIAPAPRDAVLEQAAAFQLEITSELLTDEKQMITDLLNDKYDLAIASHIPVNNLLAAVPFFDETLYIQVPIEHPLAKYDAVTFADLAGQNILILMDIGFWMDLVKTEIPSANFLYMDDNQAFTEIASEGEFPHFITDITDLSRAAEHKKIIPIHEDKAKATFYFVFKKENRLKWDKLIERCRLASNQN
- a CDS encoding Mbeg1-like protein; translated protein: MATIVNYLQQHRNTSFTDLPLNELDILILNEIGYLDFSKLITDGLDLRREVKLYHLWKDYQKKQENQAVSYDFLLTKERLELFKLMLSGKRFVDLCLEFYVNDISTEFEKQFSAMVFKLPQIEYKQLVFRGTDDSMIGWKEDFKLTYMREIPAHRSAIVYLTKALAALPGPVIVSGHSKGGNLAVYASTYVKAELQKKIAAVYMFDSPGLQASVLQSRGYQAIRKKVHVLRPQEAIVGVMLDIDAEVKIIDSSSFGIGQHKATNWQVDMAKDCLLPAKEGPTDLSVNLEKTFKKWTRDLSSQELKRLFDTLFDTIITSGISSLNDLSFDTASGRKLANVVASFRSIDSSKKILLLKSARLFFLAFVGHTRLAAWEKMLLPLPDFLKSAEKD
- a CDS encoding glycoside hydrolase family 1 protein translates to MTFPKDFLWGGATAANQCEGAYLEDGKGLSVPDMLLGGDVDTPRTFLPKTDPNAFYPSHEAIDFYHHYKEDIAMFAEMGWGVFRLSINWGRIFPNGDDAEPNEAGLAFYDKVFDECHKHGIEPLVTLCHYEIPWNIVTQYHGFYSRQTIDLFTKYARTCFERYKDKVKYWLTFNEINIPLMGGGHSGLGNLYGLGLMQDEDINSETPIPLSDLKDNPQMRFEALHNQFVASALAVQAGHEINPDFKIGNMIAHITTYPLTPNPKDILENQRNMHISNDLCGDVQVRGAYPDFAFRYFKENQIDVSYITEADKEILKEGTVDFYTFSYYMTNCITVDESAEKIGGNMSMGAKNPYLKASDWGWQIDPDGLRYTLNLLHDRYPDTPLMVVENGFGAFDQVEADGSIHDDYRIAYFKEHIKAMDEAVEDGVPLIGYTTWGPIDLVSAGTGQYAKRYGFIYVDRHDDGTGDFSRSRKDSFYWYQKVCQSNGADLG
- a CDS encoding carboxymuconolactone decarboxylase family protein, whose amino-acid sequence is MAEKQTAGHDLLGDFAPKFAELNDGVLFGEVWSREEELSPKLRSIVTVSALVSGGNLEQLGHHLQRAKDNGVSKEEIAEILTHIAFYVGWPKAWSAFNRAKDIWTD
- a CDS encoding aldo/keto reductase; translated protein: MQNIVLNDGHTIPAVGFGVFLIPADGSTYTAVKEALAAGYRHIDTAQAYFNEAEVGQAIADSGIPRKDIYVTTKLWLQDYAYDSAVKGIDRSLEKLGLDDIDLLLLHQPYGEVEQAWKALEEAQAAGKIKSIGVSNMTPKLWQRYVPKFNTMPAVNQVELHPYSQQKELRDLLAKDKVVVEAWGPLGQGNKELLSDPVIVKLAEKYGKDVGQIILRFENQEGIVVLPKSTKSERIKSNLDIFGFELTPSELEDLRALDTGKGSHDPDAPGVEDYLLSNYDIHADD
- a CDS encoding cupin domain-containing protein encodes the protein MAKFEEIQEGHIFPVGDKNTAYSDVFTGQSYLQMLAQAPDGNFGVGNVTFEPGCRNNWHAHVGGYQILLVTGGEGLYQEEGQPARLLKTGDVVLTQDGVKHWHGATKDAWFTHVAITAGQAEWFEAVNDQQYEEANQSAK
- a CDS encoding aldo/keto reductase, translating into MEYLTLNNKIQIPILGFGTYSISPRQTKKYVSHAITAGYRLIDTAQYYHNEREVGQALAESGLKRSEFFITTKTQTDGYKATVRGLNKSLRLLGGDYCDLVLIHWPTTDSLGTYKALEEFYYAGKIKAIGLSNFNHLEVDEIIKKTEVKPVINQIETHPFFQQKKMHRYLNQQGLVHEAWSPLGEGMSGLLTDPAFKKLAEKYKKSAAQIILRFLTQEGIVVIPRSTNPQHIKDNIAIFDFQLTEEEISNLRQLDKSQSITGWPQTMAIEK
- a CDS encoding Pr6Pr family membrane protein, whose translation is MSKTQIFRLLAAGCGIWGVSIQLHQGGAGMLLYYTVLSNILTFSFMLYLVYYEAKRGTINSNPRLLRIKGGVTMAIAITFMIYHFLLAPRVDPEDFWNIRNFLVHYIAPFCLILDTLILDRRNNYKWQDPFYWTIIPLLYFAFAIFNGTLLQLPVPGSKDSPFPYFFINTSRYGWETVAKNTVLIAIAYLLFCYVLVFLKKKIGAKNK